In Pannonibacter sp. XCT-53, the sequence ATGGCGGCCGATGTTGACGTTGTGGCCGACCTGCACCTGGTTGTCGATCTTGGTCCCCTCGCCCACCACCGTGTCGCGGTTCGCGCCACGGTCGATGGTGGTGTTGGCGCCGATCTCCACGTCATCCTGGATGATGACGCGCCCGACCTGCGGAACCTTGAGGTGGCCGCCGAGCCCCATAGCATAGCCGAAGCCATCCTGCCCGATGGCCACGCCCGGATGCAGGATGACCCGGTTGCCGAGCAATGCGTGCTGCAGCACCACATTGGCGCCGATCCGGCAGTCGCGGCCGACGCGAACGTTCTGGCTGATGACCGCATTGGGCCCGACGAGCGTGCCGCTGCCGATCTCAACGCCGGCGCCGATCACCGCGCCGGGCTCGACCGTCACGTTCTCTTCCAGCCGCGCCGTCGGATGGACGGTCGCGCGGGGCGAGATGCCTGCGGCCGCCTCATAGGCGGCAAGCGGCGCCATGGCCTCGGGATAGAGCCTTGCCAGCACCCGCGCCCAGGACCGGTAGGGATCCTTGCTGACCAGAAGGGCGACCGTCTCCGGCACCTTCGCCACATGCT encodes:
- the lpxD gene encoding UDP-3-O-(3-hydroxymyristoyl)glucosamine N-acyltransferase yields the protein MADPIFYAPMPALTLAELADVAGAELARGEPGLAISRVSPLEDAEAGALVFFDNTRYLDALATTRATACIVAPKHVAKVPETVALLVSKDPYRSWARVLARLYPEAMAPLAAYEAAAGISPRATVHPTARLEENVTVEPGAVIGAGVEIGSGTLVGPNAVISQNVRVGRDCRIGANVVLQHALLGNRVILHPGVAIGQDGFGYAMGLGGHLKVPQVGRVIIQDDVEIGANTTIDRGANRDTVVGEGTKIDNQVQVGHNVNIGRHCVIVSQVGLSGSSTLADYVAIGGQTGVAGHVEIGMGAQIAAVSVVNDAVPAGGRYGGTPAKPVKQWFRELTALKKLAERGSDT